From Deltaproteobacteria bacterium, the proteins below share one genomic window:
- a CDS encoding thermonuclease family protein, whose protein sequence is MPESLVRSNDYRQLVADLSAIILLGQQQAMSAVNEIRLKTYWEMGQKISEAQAKIDPAASETFISQLSVDLKVDKSLLYRIVQFYGTWPNGVPSVDGAVLSWTHHVELLSLKDNAEREFYLTTASKEGWGRNALRKAVQKDYYKTIRLQPSAEQTGTLKRDPNPLYVYKAVVEDVVDGDTLLVRIDLGFSVWVSQRIRFRGINTAELVKGGVPVGTAPERGEQAKAFVQEKLTDIPFIVVKTYKTDMYGRFVADVFYHPTISKKEEVATKGIFLNQELLSAGLADLML, encoded by the coding sequence CGCCGACCTTTCGGCCATTATTCTCCTGGGCCAACAACAGGCGATGTCAGCCGTCAATGAAATCCGTCTCAAAACCTATTGGGAGATGGGGCAGAAAATCAGCGAGGCCCAAGCGAAAATCGATCCCGCGGCTTCCGAAACTTTTATTTCCCAGCTTTCAGTGGATCTCAAAGTCGACAAGTCGCTCCTTTATCGGATCGTCCAGTTTTACGGCACCTGGCCTAACGGCGTGCCGTCCGTGGACGGTGCCGTCTTGAGCTGGACGCACCATGTTGAATTGCTCTCCCTCAAAGACAATGCCGAGCGGGAATTTTATCTCACCACCGCCTCGAAGGAAGGCTGGGGGCGAAATGCACTCAGAAAAGCGGTCCAGAAGGACTACTACAAGACCATCCGGCTCCAGCCATCCGCCGAACAGACCGGCACGCTGAAACGCGACCCCAATCCCCTCTATGTTTACAAGGCCGTCGTGGAGGATGTCGTCGATGGCGACACCCTCCTTGTCCGGATCGACCTTGGTTTTTCTGTCTGGGTCAGCCAGAGAATCCGCTTTCGCGGAATCAACACAGCCGAACTGGTCAAAGGGGGCGTGCCTGTCGGTACGGCCCCCGAACGGGGCGAACAGGCAAAGGCGTTTGTTCAGGAAAAGCTCACAGACATCCCCTTTATCGTCGTCAAAACCTACAAAACCGACATGTACGGCCGGTTTGTCGCCGATGTCTTCTACCATCCAACCATTTCCAAGAAGGAAGAAGTCGCCACCAAGGGGATCTTTCTCAATCAAGAACTCCTCTCTGCCGGTCTTGCCGACCTCATGCTATAA
- a CDS encoding ORF6N domain-containing protein — translation MNQLIPSERIESHIHLVRGQKVILSTHLAELYEVQPKVLVQAVKRNIERFPADFLFQLTAEEFEILKSQFVTSSWGGLRRANPYAFSEQGVAMMSAVLRSQRAVQVSIEIMRTFVRLREVMAVHKDLAHKVDSLEKKYDFKFKIVFETLDQLMEPPPEIPEFTKVKGFQNN, via the coding sequence ATGAATCAGCTCATTCCGTCGGAAAGAATCGAAAGCCACATCCATCTTGTTCGGGGCCAAAAGGTTATCTTGAGCACTCATTTGGCCGAACTCTACGAAGTACAGCCAAAAGTCTTGGTTCAGGCGGTCAAGCGGAACATCGAACGCTTTCCCGCCGATTTCCTTTTTCAGCTGACCGCCGAAGAGTTCGAAATCTTGAAGTCACAATTTGTGACTTCAAGTTGGGGCGGCCTCCGCCGGGCTAATCCCTATGCCTTTAGCGAACAGGGAGTCGCGATGATGTCCGCTGTCCTTCGTAGCCAGCGCGCCGTCCAGGTGAGCATCGAAATCATGCGGACTTTCGTTAGGTTACGGGAAGTCATGGCGGTCCATAAAGATCTCGCCCACAAGGTCGACAGTTTGGAGAAAAAATACGATTTCAAGTTCAAGATCGTCTTTGAAACGCTGGACCAGCTCATGGAACCGCCCCCGGAAATCCCTGAATTTACGAAGGTGAAGGGTTTTCAAAACAATC